One genomic region from Streptomyces sp. NBC_01304 encodes:
- the rhaS gene encoding rhamnose ABC transporter substrate-binding protein, with protein sequence MFTPKIRQAAVALAAVTSLALTATACGGTTKDSTKDDDGGPKASHAKADPNAALKKGLTVAYLPKQVNNPYFTVADKGGEQALKELGSSFKEVGPNSATDTAGQVSYVNTLTQQQVDAMAVSAQDPGALCTALKQAMKNGIKVVTYDSDTKPGCRDAFISQASAEAIGRSQVELLGKQLDYKGDIAILSAAQTATNQNTWIEFMKDELKDPKYKDMKLVKTAYGNDDAQQSFQQTQGLLQEHPKLAGIISPTTVGIKAAAQYLSGSKYKGKVKLTGLGTPNDMRQYVKNGTVDAFELWDPAKLGALAAHTAVALSSGRITGQEGESFKAGDLGSFTIGADGVIDLGDPTVFDKKNIDQFEF encoded by the coding sequence ATGTTCACTCCCAAAATCCGCCAGGCGGCCGTGGCGCTGGCCGCCGTCACCTCGCTCGCCCTGACCGCGACGGCCTGCGGCGGCACCACCAAGGACTCGACCAAGGACGACGACGGCGGCCCCAAGGCGTCGCACGCCAAGGCCGACCCGAACGCCGCTCTCAAGAAGGGCCTCACCGTCGCCTACCTGCCCAAGCAGGTCAACAACCCCTACTTCACCGTCGCCGACAAGGGCGGCGAGCAGGCCCTGAAGGAACTGGGCTCCTCCTTCAAGGAGGTCGGCCCCAACAGCGCCACCGACACCGCAGGGCAGGTCAGTTACGTCAATACGCTCACCCAACAGCAGGTCGACGCCATGGCCGTCTCCGCCCAGGACCCCGGCGCCCTGTGCACCGCGCTCAAGCAGGCGATGAAGAACGGCATCAAGGTCGTCACGTACGACTCCGACACCAAGCCCGGCTGCCGCGACGCCTTCATCTCCCAGGCGAGCGCCGAGGCCATCGGCCGCAGCCAGGTCGAGCTCCTGGGCAAGCAGCTCGACTACAAGGGCGACATCGCGATCCTGTCCGCCGCGCAGACCGCCACCAACCAGAACACCTGGATCGAGTTCATGAAGGACGAACTCAAGGACCCCAAGTACAAGGACATGAAGCTGGTCAAGACGGCGTACGGCAACGACGACGCCCAGCAGTCCTTCCAGCAGACCCAGGGCCTGCTCCAGGAACACCCCAAGCTGGCCGGGATCATCTCCCCGACCACCGTCGGCATCAAGGCCGCCGCCCAGTACCTGTCCGGCTCCAAATACAAGGGCAAGGTCAAGCTGACGGGCCTCGGCACCCCCAACGACATGCGCCAGTACGTCAAGAACGGCACGGTCGACGCCTTCGAACTCTGGGACCCGGCCAAGCTCGGCGCGCTCGCCGCGCACACCGCCGTCGCGCTGTCCTCCGGGCGGATCACCGGACAGGAGGGCGAGAGCTTCAAGGCGGGCGACCTCGGCAGCTTCACCATCGGCGCCGACGGGGTCATCGACCTCGGCGACCCGACG
- a CDS encoding ABC transporter permease, with translation MTVTEHAAVPAVDPAKSGATRLVDRVFKLRELAILLVFLVMIAITQAGNSEFLSEQGIKDLLLNATILVLVAVGQALVVITRNVDLSVGSTLGISAFAAGNHLQGGGSSAVAILLAVVLGVGCGLLNGALVSLGQVPALVVTLGTLYIIRGIDSIWVGSRQITASDLPGGFVDFGSGGISAVPYLALIALAVLLATAYYLRHFGGGRELYALGSNPEAARLAGIPVRRRILAAYTACGALAGLAGALYLARFGNVDSSTGNGYELTVVSAVVVGGVAFTGGSGSVYGAALGALLLTSINSVLPALGVSSVWVLAINGVLLVLAIAVDRIVAVRVALSLKKRAAANRSAVKTADSRSGLDG, from the coding sequence ATGACCGTCACCGAGCACGCCGCCGTCCCCGCGGTCGACCCGGCGAAGTCCGGCGCGACCCGGCTCGTGGACCGCGTCTTCAAGCTCCGTGAACTCGCCATCCTGCTGGTGTTCCTGGTGATGATCGCGATCACCCAGGCCGGGAACAGCGAGTTCCTTTCCGAGCAGGGCATCAAGGACCTGCTCCTGAACGCGACGATCCTGGTCCTCGTCGCGGTCGGCCAGGCGCTGGTGGTCATCACCCGCAACGTCGACCTGTCCGTCGGCTCCACGCTCGGCATCAGCGCCTTCGCGGCGGGCAACCACCTGCAAGGCGGCGGCAGTTCAGCGGTCGCGATCCTGCTCGCCGTCGTACTCGGCGTCGGCTGCGGACTCCTGAACGGCGCCCTGGTCAGCCTCGGCCAGGTGCCCGCCCTCGTCGTCACCCTGGGCACCCTCTACATCATCCGGGGCATCGACTCGATCTGGGTGGGCTCGCGCCAGATCACGGCGTCCGACCTGCCCGGCGGCTTCGTCGACTTCGGCTCCGGCGGCATCTCCGCCGTCCCCTACCTCGCGCTGATCGCCCTCGCCGTCCTGCTCGCGACCGCCTACTACCTGCGGCACTTCGGCGGCGGCCGCGAGTTGTACGCGCTCGGCTCCAACCCGGAGGCGGCGCGCCTCGCCGGTATCCCCGTACGCAGGCGGATCCTCGCCGCGTACACGGCGTGCGGCGCGCTCGCCGGACTCGCCGGAGCGCTGTACCTGGCACGCTTCGGCAACGTCGACAGCTCCACCGGCAACGGCTATGAACTCACCGTCGTCAGCGCCGTCGTGGTCGGCGGCGTCGCCTTCACCGGCGGCTCCGGCAGCGTCTACGGCGCGGCCCTCGGCGCCCTGCTGCTCACCTCGATCAACAGCGTGCTGCCCGCCCTCGGCGTCAGCTCCGTCTGGGTCCTCGCCATCAACGGCGTGCTGCTTGTCCTCGCCATCGCCGTCGACCGGATCGTGGCCGTCCGCGTGGCCCTGTCCCTCAAGAAGAGGGCCGCGGCGAACCGGTCCGCGGTCAAGACAGCCGACTCAAGGAGTGGTCTCGATGGCTGA
- a CDS encoding ABC transporter permease: MADTPLLRAVRWDTVVGALLLVLLLLSFSFVDGFGNALNLSFLIGNTLPIALIALPMTLLVVSGEIDLSVASTAGLSGAVMGALWNAGMAIETIIPLCLLLGVVCGLVNGLLVTRLGLPSLAVTIGTMAAYRGIAQIVLGSDAVTDFPFQYLDFASGRIGDTFIPYALLPFLALLAVAVIALHATPFGRALFAVGANEEAARFAGVRVKRQKLWLFTATGLMASATGIFWALHYASARYDNATGLELSVVAAVLLGGIDFDGGKGTLGGAIAGVFLLGALQNVMSLLNVSAQSQIVVTGVLLVVSVLGPRVARQIATARAGRRATTTGTATATASDSALPRTS, translated from the coding sequence ATGGCTGACACGCCACTGCTGCGCGCCGTCCGCTGGGACACCGTCGTCGGCGCCCTCCTGCTCGTCCTGCTCCTGCTGTCCTTCTCCTTCGTGGACGGGTTCGGCAACGCCCTCAACCTGTCCTTCCTGATCGGCAATACACTGCCGATCGCGCTGATCGCCCTGCCCATGACCCTGCTCGTGGTGTCCGGCGAGATCGACCTCTCGGTCGCCTCCACCGCCGGACTCTCGGGCGCGGTGATGGGCGCCCTGTGGAACGCGGGCATGGCGATCGAGACGATCATTCCGCTCTGTCTTCTGCTGGGTGTGGTCTGCGGTCTTGTCAACGGCCTCCTGGTGACCCGGCTCGGGCTGCCGTCCCTCGCCGTCACCATCGGCACGATGGCCGCCTACCGGGGCATTGCCCAGATCGTCCTCGGCTCGGACGCGGTCACCGACTTCCCCTTCCAGTACCTCGACTTCGCCTCGGGCCGCATCGGCGACACGTTCATCCCGTACGCCCTGCTGCCCTTCCTGGCGCTGCTCGCCGTCGCCGTCATCGCCCTGCACGCCACGCCGTTCGGGCGTGCGCTCTTCGCGGTCGGCGCCAACGAGGAGGCGGCCCGCTTCGCCGGCGTACGGGTCAAGCGGCAGAAGCTCTGGCTCTTCACCGCCACCGGACTGATGGCGTCGGCCACCGGGATCTTCTGGGCCCTGCACTACGCCAGCGCCCGCTACGACAACGCCACCGGGCTCGAACTCTCCGTCGTCGCCGCGGTGTTGCTCGGCGGCATCGACTTCGACGGCGGCAAAGGCACCCTCGGCGGCGCGATCGCCGGAGTCTTCCTGCTCGGCGCGCTGCAGAACGTGATGAGCCTGCTCAACGTCTCCGCACAGTCGCAGATCGTCGTCACCGGCGTCCTGCTCGTCGTCTCCGTGCTCGGCCCGCGCGTCGCACGCCAGATCGCCACGGCACGGGCCGGCCGCAGAGCCACCACCACCGGCACAGCCACCGCCACCGCCTCCGATTCCGCCCTCCCGCGCACCTCCTGA